From Aspergillus fumigatus Af293 chromosome 5, whole genome shotgun sequence, a single genomic window includes:
- a CDS encoding putative C6 transcription factor has translation MASPYQASMSFSPSAAGSDMTSATSRSVSDLPQSQVDAIIRTKRKAREPKACYPCHARKVKCDRNLPCDGCVKRDHPDICSYERPSKKRIIASSVPPSYNDSPAGASQPDVAEHTVSAAQEEPHLRIKQEAGASRINSLGFRHRISIAREEWDNVRNRLKEMEKTISNLRAGLERAEEGPGGILETASAHSADEGNRSKAGSPEREGIHAANTLGEGTVHLGSRSVLAYILNNKSGSDQLQALLEGGILPKLGLDNESATYPFVDLWSSDMSTFDISAVCSALPNDQQCKEFFFYYRDVAGAIYPVIEDIQQFEMNLDLLLRSRASTGGVYQTDTDQAQRPFGASIAYLGLLFAVLASGCQSSNLPGKERELTSQVYVCCSYQCLRMTNFLSQPTIEAIQTLLVIGNVLSYNMNPGISYVLLGMTLRMGLALGLHVESSRFSLEERYRRRHVWWSMAWQDSHFSLSYDRPSTTAVSQPEIAYREDSKPGELSYFETLCRIISLALEVVRSRMLGSHSQMSFKTIQMYKERIQQIMIEGKPHLRDRKYCLSSTEHLERVVLKLHSSYFSSELLRPALKSPPDSNDPTTLSMRADCVRNLMTTVEAYIEMHTINSHASRSWITLQRAISSMFLLAVTEESKTDPQFWNLLRQLKNIIGERANEEGSVGPGSAAASSTAYNTVPGAANMTGTSPGALDPTSPGSAPVPLEAQTQWTKPLTKTYRALEKLEAAFSSLSDRTAGHNGSPAYRNPSAGSVTAANLVPPVTVGAMTPSLGSLPPPTPESSTSGEWTIPTILDRAAEYIHPPLWS, from the exons ATGGCGTCCCCCTACCAAGCATCAATGTCATTCTCGCCCTCCGCAGCCGGCTCCGACATGACCTCCGCTACCTCCCGATCTGTATCCGACCTCCCACAATCCCAAGTTGACGCGATTATTCGAACAAAACGGAAGGCGCGCGAGCCCAAAGCATGTTATCCATGCCATGCACGCAAAGTTAAATGCGACCGCAATCTTCCATGCGACGGCTGTGTCAAGCGCGACCATCCCGATATCTGCTCGTATGAGCGGCCGTCGAAAAAAAGAATCATAGCGAGTTCAGTCCCTCCGTCATACAACGACAGCCCCGCCGGAGCCTCTCAGCCCGATGTGGCGGAGCACACGGTGTCGGCTGCCCAGGAGGAGCCTCATCTGCGGATCAAGCAGGAGGCCGGAGCAAGTCGGATTAACTCCTTGGGATTCAGGCACCGTATATCTATTGCGCGGGAGGAGTGGGACAATGTTCGCAACAGGCtaaaggagatggagaagaccaTTTCGAACCTACGAGCTGGACTGGAACGGGCCGAGGAGGGCCCCGGTGGGATCCTGGAGACGGCCAGTGCGCATAGCGCGGATGAGGGTAATCGGTCCAAGGCTGGTTCTCCAGAACGGGAGGGCATTCATGCAGCGAACACATTGGGCGAAGGCACCGTGCACTTGGGATCTCGATCCGTCCTTGCGTACATTCTCAACAACAAGTCCGGGTCTGATCAGCTCCAAGCTCTCCTTGAGGGTGGAATCCTGCCGAAGTTGGGTCTCGACAATGAGTCCGCCACATATCCGTTTGTTGATTTGTGGTCGTCGGATATGTCAACCTTTGACATTAGCGCAGTCTGCAGTGCGCTTCCAAATGATCAGCAGTGCAAGGA ATTTTTCTTCTACTATCGCGACGTCGCAGGCGCCATTTACCCTGTCATCGAAGATATCCAGCAGTTTGAAATGAATCTCGATCTTTtgttacggagtagagcaTCTACGGGTGGCGTATACCAAACAGACACAGATCAAGCACAGCGACCGTTTGGTGCGTCCATAGCCTACTTGGGTCTGCTCTTCGCCGTGCTGGCTTCCGGCTGCCAGTCCTCCAATTTGCCAGGCAAAGAGAGAGAACTGACCTCTCAAGTATATG TGTGCTGCTCCTACCAGTGTCTCCGGATGACCAATTTCCTTTCACAACCTACCATCGAAGCCATTCAAACCCTGTTGGTGATCGGTAACGTGTTGTCGTACAATATGAACCCTGGTATCTCTTATGTCTTACTTG GCATGACACTTCGTATGGGACTTGCGCTTGGTCTCCATGTAGAATCGAGTCGTTTCTCACTAGAGGAGCGCTACCGTAGACGACATGTTTG GTGGTCTATGGCATGGCAGGACAgccatttctctctctcgtACGATCGACCGTCAACCACCGCCGTCAGTCAGCCGGAAATTGCATACCGCGAAGATTCGAAGCCGGGCGAGCTCTCGTACTTTGAAACCCTTTGCCGAATAATCTCTCTGGCCCTCGAGGTCGTACGCTCGCGGATGCTTGGCTCTCACTCGCAAATGAGCTTCAAAACCATACAAATGTATAAAGAAAGGATTCAACAAATCATGATTGAAGGCAAACCGCACTTGCGTGACCGCAAGTACTGCCTTTCGTCGACGGAGCATCTGGAAAGGGTTGTATTGAAGCTGCATTCTTCCTATTTTTCTTCCGAGCTGCTGCGCCCAGCACTGAAGTCCCCACCGGACTCGAACGATCCAACTACCCTGAGCATGCGCGCTGACTGCGTCAGGAATTTGATGACAACTGTCGAGGCATACATTGAGATGCATACAATCAATTCTCATGCGTCACGCTCCTGGATTACTCTGCAGCGAGCGATCAGCTCAATGTTCCTTTTAGCAGTCACTGAGGAGTCTAAGACGGACCCTCAGTTTTGGAACCTGTTGCGCCAGCTCAAAAACATCATCGGCGAACGCGCCAATGAAGAAGGCAGTGTCGGACCAGGTTCTGCCGCAGCCAGCAGCACGGCGTACAATACGGTTCCTGGAGCTGCAAATATGACGGGAACTAGTCCTGGTGCTCTTGACCCGACCTCTCCAGGGTCTGCGCCCGTACCGCTTGAGGCGCAAACACAGTGGACTAAGCCGTTAACAAAGACCTACCGTGCTTTGGAAAAGCTAGAAgctgctttctcttccctgagCGACCGCACTGCCGGCCACAATGGTAGCCCAGCATACCGGAATCCCTCGGCGGGTTCAGTAACTGCAGCTAATCTTGTTCCTCCTGTAACGGTCGGTGCGATGACCCCTAGCCTTGGGTCACTGCCGCCTCCGACGCCCGAGAGTTCCACGAGTGGGGAGTGGACCATACCTACTATCCTTGACCGCGCGGCCGAGTACATTCATCCTCCGCTCTGGAGCTGA